The Salinigranum rubrum genome contains the following window.
CTGATTGGTTCGACCTCGAAACTCCCCGCAAACTCACCGAGTGCCGGACCGACTCCCACGCTGGCGAACATTCCCCCGATGAACAAGAGTAGGACAGCCACCTTTGCAGCGGTGACGACCACTTGGAAGGTCCCCGACTCTTCGGTCCCTCGCGCGTTTAGGGTGCCAAGGAGGATAGCAGTGAGGACGCCGAAGGTTCCGTGGGGAAGAAAGTGAAAGCTCTCGGGGATCAGAAACCGGAAGAACCACTCGTCCATCGTCGCCAAGTAGAACGCTGTCGTCCCGGTGTACCCCAGGAATAGCGACATACCGATGCCGTAGGTCAGCAGATCCCGGTCTTCAAAAGTACGAGACGCGAATAGGTATCCGCCGCCGTTTTCGGAGTAGATCGAGGCGAATTCGGAGTAGCTAGCGGCAGTGATACCGGCGACAATAGCAGCGAGAACGAACGCAAGGACGGCAGTTGAGCCGATCTGAAAGACTGCAATCCCTGAAAGCGAAAAAATGCCTGCTGCGATCATCGTCCCCAATCCGATTGCGAAGGCGACTTTGAAGCCAAGAGTTCGCGTGTGCTCTACCATCCTTGGGGGCTCGGAATTCAATGTTAAAAAGTAACTTCGTTGCAAACTCTCCTGCCCTGTAGACTCGTCCGTTGTATCGTTTGTCTCTTCTGGTCACGGGAATTGAGGTCTTCTCTCTGACGAAACCGATGAGGCCACCTACAATTCAAATATATGAGTGCGACTGGCGAGTCTGTTGGAAATGAGCTTGATAGAGATATCGGGCTCATTGGGGCGCTATCGTTGGGTGTCGGTACAATGATTGCCGCCGGCATCTTCCTGCTATCTGGCCTAGGCGTTATTGACATCCTCTCCACGCAAAAGCGCGAGGATTCCTCCGTTGGGGGTTCGGCTACCAGCCAACGGAGGCAACTTGTGGGTTCGTACGCATTTCTTTGGGACTGTCGTGAGAGTGTGGTTTCCCCAACCAATCGCGGTCGTCCCACTCGAATCGCACGAGCCGTGCCATCGGTCTGAGTTCGCAATCGCTGTGTTCCCGAAGGAACGTCTCTGACGTCGTGAGATCGGCGTGCCCCTCGAATCTACACGGGCAGATCGGGGACGATCACATGATGGGTCGTCACCAGGTTCGGGAGCACCCGAATCCACCACAACGCAGATTCGCCAGGACCGTGCAACATGATGATCGGTGGGCCATCACCACCTTCAGGCACCGCGGTCAAAACGCCAGCGAGCTGGAGGTGTCTCTCCGTGGCGGGGAGCTCGGCCAGCAGCCGAGCCCGGTCAATATTATTGGTTTCAACAGACAAGTTATCACTTCGTCCCAATGGCGATGTTCACCGGGTTGTTCAACACAGCAGGGCCGCTTCCTCCAGCCCGCTCACGCAGCTTGGCATCCAGCGACTTCTGGACCGCGGCTGTCTGTTCCGTCGTTAGATCGGCGACCATCTCCGCCCCAATCGGATTGCTGGCGGTCACCCAGTCCCACATCTGCGCACCGGATTCGAACTGCAACCGATGGTTCGTGGTCTCTATGCGGATATCTGTCAATCCTGAATCAACAAGTTTCTCGCGCAGTGTCTCGGGATCCGATACCTGGAACGGTAACGGCGGCGGATCCATCGGGAGGCCGACGAAACCGGGGACGACGGATTTGACTGCCTCGAGGAAGAACCCGAGGAACTCGATCTCGGATGGCGGCCCCATCGTGACGAGTAACACGCGACCACCGGGCTTGGTAACACGCGCCAGTTCGCTCAGCCCCTGTGAAAGGTCGGGAAACAGCATGACGCCGAACTGTGAGCCGGCGACGTCGAAGGTGTCATCCTCGAGGTCAAGGTCCTGCCCATCCATGACATGGGCCTCCAGGTTAGGGAGTTCTTCTTCACGCGCCCGTGCTTCGAGCCGCTCGACCATGGCAGGAGAAATGTCCGTAGCCACCACTTCTGCGCCTGCACGAGCCGCGGGAATGCTCAACGCACCACTCCCGGCCGCGACATCCAGCACCCGCATGTCCCGGCGGAGCCCTACTAGCTGGAGGGCCTCCTCCGCGATGGGTATGTTCGATGGCGTGACGAACTCGTCAAACGCCGGTGCGATTTCGGTCCATGCGTCCCGGGTCTCCGCTCGTTCGGCCATGATACTTCGCATCCCGGTACGCCCGCTGGTTGTATGTAAATTCCTAGTGAAATATTTCTCCTCGTGAAGAAGATATCAGTTATCCAGATAGAACGGGAGTGAGGCTTGGCCCGGTGGATGGCCGCGAGTACCCGATTCGATCCCTGATCCCCGGAAATTACTGGTAGACGAGCGCACGGCCACCATCAGCCAAGACGATAGCTACGAGTGAGGGTCCGATGAGACGAGTGTCTCGGACGCCTGGGGCTCGACCGGTCTCGCCTCGTCGCGGACGCGTTCGAAGGTCGAAATGGCCCACTCTCGGGCCGCCGGGTCGTCCGTATCGATAACCGCGGTCAGGGCCCCAGTTTCCGGATCGTGACAGCAAATGCCGGCGCGGTCGTCGACGATGCCCAGCCCGCACCGGGATCTGTCGGGGAGCGCGTCGTGGACGTACACGCGGCAGTGTTCACAGGAGGCGGCCTCCATGACACGTTCGGGGTTCCAAGCGAACGTCTGCTCGAGCGCGGTCGGCGAGTAGACGTATTCGAGTTCCATCCCGTCGAGAACGGCCTGGCAGACCGTCTCGTTGTTGATCGATTTGAACACAATACTGTCGAACCCCCGCATTCGAGTGGTTCCCTCGATCAGGTGGGTCAGGCGCTCGATCGGTTCGTACGGGTAGCCCGGTCCGGGGTAGGAGACCACCGCATCGGCGAAGAGGTCAACGGAGAACCCCTCCATCTCTCGGGGGAGCCATTGCCAGACGTCGCGCAGTTTGCGCTCGATTTCCATCGCTTCTCGGAAATCGAGAAACCGTTCGGCCACGAACTCGCCCAGTGGTGTCAGTTCGTAGGTGGGCCCGTCCCGGACGACCCATCGGCGGTCTTCGAAGTCAGAGAGAATCCGACTCATAGTCGGTGTCGAGGCTCCCGTCGCAGCACGAAGCTCCCGCCGTTCACGGACACCAGCGGTCAGTTCCTCCAGTACACCAACGCGGTGGTTCGATCGGGCGAGAAAGTCGATCTCTTCGATGGCTGCACCCATGATGTGTGTACGTGTGCCACAGTATAATGGATATCGACGCTCGTATTCCATGTCATGGTTGTCATCCAGTGCGTGTTGGTCGTTCCCCTGTGATCGACCGCTCCGTCTCACCCAGCACCTCGATCACAGATGAAGGCCATCGAAACCGGCGACAGGTCGTGCGTTGATGACGTACCCGCCAGCGGCCTGCGAGCGTAGCCACTCGCGGACGTACCGTTCCGCGGTGTCAGTCTCCTCGGCCAGTCCGCCCGACGTGAGCGGACTCGCCTTGTCGAACGTCTCGTACAGACCGAGTTCGTCGCCGATGACGACCAGTGGTGCAGCCGCCGTCGCGCCGATATCGTTGAGGCTGTCTGTATCTGTTGATTCAGGAATCGGAATCCATCTGAGCCGGGACCGTGAACCCACAAACGGGTAGTACTGATATGCGAACGAATTAGACGCTCATATTGGCCATACTGTCCTGGCTACAATTTGTTCGCTCGTGTGTCCTCGAACAGTGAGGTCGATTTCCACAGATATCGCAGAGAAGCTCGGGCTGTCGTCAAGTACAGTTCGACCCCGCCTTAACAAACTGGAGGAGAGTGGGATTATCCGAGGAGATCACATCGATATCGATTATGACCGGTGAACGGAACGTCTACGTGAACGCCATCGAGAAGGACCACGACGACCTCAATCGGATCAGTAAACAACTGGACGCAGTCGGCCTCAAGATCGTCGACGAACAACCGATACGCGACGAGTACGTCTGTCCATACCACGGGTTTTTAGACGAAAGTGAAGAGTTGAACGCTCAACGTAGAAACAATCAGTAAATGAACGCTGTTGAGGGTACACGAGAGAGTCTTTATCAGAACCATGACAATGTCGCCCCCGACTAGCGTTACGAAGTAACCGATCTACTCCTACGGTATCATCGGAACCCAGCGGGTCGACTGAGACGCAAACCACTTAGTCCGTGGGTTGCGGCACAAGATAGCATGAGGGACTCCGAACGAACGGTGTCAGATCGGGATCATGAACACCCTTCTAACAACGACATCCCCGTCACCGGTGAGGTTGTCCCGGATCTGTTCTCCTCCGATCAGGTGTTCCAACGGATCGTCGCCGACGCGGACCACGAGATCACGTCGGGCCTTCGCGAACTCTTCTTCGCCGCTGTCGCCGGCGGGTTCGCGATCACGATCACCTATCTGCTGTACGCCTCGATGTCTGCCGCGACCGAAAGCGCACTCGCCGCCGTCCTGTTGTACCCGATCGGCTTCATCTACATCATCATCGGCGGCTACCAGTTGTACACCGAGAACACGCTCCCGCCGGTGGCGCTGACACTGGAACGCCTGGCCAGCGTTCCCGCGCTCTTTCGACACTGGCTGGTCGTGCTCGCGGGCAACTTCACCGGCGGGGCGATCGGTGCCGTCGTGCTCGCCTACGGGGGAGTCTTCAGCCCCGAGGCGGCGGCAGTCGCCGTCGACCTCGCCGAAAAGGGCATCGAGACGCCGGTGACAGCCCTCTTTTTCAAAGCTGCCTTCGCCGGCCTGATCGTCGCGGGTGTCGTCTGGATGAACTTCGCGGCTCGTGACACCGTCTCTCGGGTTCTCATCGTGTACCTCGCCTTCCTGGCGATACCGCTCGGAAACCTCTTTCACGTCGTCGTCTCGTTCACCGAGTCCGTCTATCTGATGCTCGTCGGCGGCCCGGGGATGATCACGGCGCTGACGGAGTTCGTCCTCCCGGTGCTGCTCGGTAACACACTCGGCGGTATCGTGCTGGTCACCATCGTCAACTACTATCAGACCAGCGAGCGGCGTCTCGAGATCGAACGGTTCGAGCACGTTCGTCGCCTCTCGACGAGGGAGTGGGTGCTCGGCAGTCTCGCGGGCCGGTCGTACGTACCGGTCGTCGACACGCTCGGGGAGTTCGTCCGCGACCCCGACTCCTTCCGAATCCTGGTTCCGGTTGCGAACCCGCGAACGGAGGCCCCGATCATCGAGTTTGCCTGCGCGCTCGCGAGCGGTCACGAGAAGAGTACGGTTCACGCGGTTCACATCGTCCAGATCCCCTCTCGGATACCGATGGAATCCGACGGCCGCCACGGCCACGGCCGGATCACTCGCGAGTCGGCCCGCCTCATGGCGGACATCGAACGGCGCGTCGAGGGATACGACGTCGAGTTCGAGACCTCGACGATCGTCTCTTCACGCTCCTTCGAGGAGGTGTTCGACCGCGCGCGCCGGACTCGACCCGACCTCGTCGTGATCGGGTGGGGCGACCATCGACTGTGGAACGCCGCCCGCGCCGAACGTCCCCTCGACGAGCTGACCAACCGCTTGCCTTGTGACTTCCTCGTCATCAAAAACGGGGAACTTGACACCTCTCGCGTGCTGTTGCCGACGGCCGGTGGGCCCGACTCGGATCTCTCGGCCGAGATCGCACGGACGCTCCAGTCGACGACCGACGCCGAGGTGTCGTTGCTCCACGTCGTCGACTCCGGCGAGCGTGAAGCCGGCGAAGCGTTCCTCACCGAGTGGGCGACCGAGCGGGGTCTCGGTGACGCGACACTGCTCGTCGACGACTCCCGCGACGTCGAGGCGGCGATCGAGCATGCGGCTGCCGATCACACGCTCGTGCTCATCGGTGCGACAGAGCGGGGGCTTCTCTCGCGTCTCGTCACGGATTCGTTGCACCTCGACGTCATCAACGAGGTCGACGCCTCCGTGGTACTGGCAGAACGCCCCTCCGATCGACCGTTGAGAGATCGGCTGTTCGGACGCGGTCGACGCGAGAAGCGGGGACAGTCGTGACTGTCTGCTGTCGAACGCTGCACCACCCCCTTTGGTACTGATCGACCGTCGTGTCATTTTGACCTCATTATTCCCTGAGTAGACGGTCACCAACACGACTGAGGACGACGGTCGACCGACCTCGAAGCGAGTGCAGTGGCGGCTCTATTCAGTTCTTCCACGAGTATTCGGGAAGGTCCAGCACCAGAACCAATACAGGCCAAAACAGACAGTAGTGACGAAGGAGATGTCAGTGCGCTCGCTCGGTCTACTGTTGTCTCTCGTTCTCCTTTCGACAGCCGTGTACACCACACCCGTCGGTGACCTGCACACAGACGAGAGACGAGAAGCCCTGACACCCGAGGAGACGGCCCTCGTCAGTCCCGACGGGACGAACAGTTATGTATGGCCATACACCAGTCGCAGCCAATCTGTGTCGGGGCGAACGCTAGCGCTCAATGTCGTCGTACTCGGTGATTCAGAGCAGGTACGACGAGTTCTCGTCACCAGATCGGATGCGAATTGGAGCGCGACTAACCGGAACACTCCTGTTCGAATCTCTCCGTGGCGACGAGCACACGGTTCTGTCCGATACACGTACCTGTCCCCCGATCGGAACGCATCGGGGCGATGGATACCCGCAGATTACCAGCTACACGTGGGGACGTACTTCGGACAGCGAACCCATCTCAGGGCCTACTCCAGTCGCTCCGGGAACTGGACTGCGTTGCAAACGCACACCGAGTATTGGGACTGGTTTCGGGTGCGTCACACGGTCACCGGCGTGGCTGCTGGTGCTCGGTTCGTTGAGCACGACCTGCGCGATGAACCGTTCGTTACGAGAGTCACGCGGACCCACCATGGGCATCGCGGTGGAGGGAGCGGTGGCTGGTGGACCGTTATCGGGCTTGCCCCGGCACTCGTTTTGGTTGGCAGCGCTGCTCGGCTGAGCGATCAGTGGAGCCTCGAAGACGTCGCACTACCTGGTGCGCTTCTCGGCGTCGTCCTTGGAGTCCGTGGATGGGGTCTCGCGGCCGAAACCGTGTTCCCCGGCGTGACGCCGAAGTTGTTCGTCGTAATCGGTTATCCGATATTAGCAGTCACCCCGCCAGTTCTCGTTACAGTCCTCGCGGCCGACCGACCGGCCAAACGCGTCGTTTCACTCACGGCTTCCGGATTCGCCACAGGGATCGTCTTAGATATGGCACTCGTCGGTGTCAGACGCGTCCCGACACGACTTGCCTATCATCGCGTGGCACTGGTCGCAGCACTCGTCGTTGTCGCGTTCGGTTCAGCACGTGGCCACAGACGTCTCAACCTCGTCGGCGTCGTGGCATGGTTGAGTTTGCTCGTTGCGTCCCTCCTAGGAGTCGTGTGACGGGGTCAGTCAGCCGTTCGATACACCACCACCCCGTCGTTTTCGTACACTCGTGTCCACGACGGCGACCGTTCGAACGACCGCTCGAGGGTCCCGAACTGGGCGGCCGATTTCCCACGTATCGTGTACTGACCCTTTGGAAGATACACGTACTCCGGCGAGGCGTCGATCGATGTCGTCACTGATTCGACACAGGCAGCACTCTGACACCGCGAGACAGCTTCGTAGGCGGCCAACTGCCGTTCGTATGGCCCCGAACCACGCCATTCGACACCCCACGGCCCGATCAAGAGCGTGCGGTCCGTGAGCGCTGGGAGCCACTCAGCGGCGTCACCGACGACGACGAACGTGGCATCCGGCGGCGTCTCGGAGGCGATCCACGTCATCGCGTCGAGTGATTCCGAGTCCAAGAACTCTGGCGTCGAAGGGTCGGTCGTGAGCGTCATTTCGTGAGCGAGATACGCTCCACCGCTGGTAATTCCGACGAGGAGACAAGCCCCAACGAGAATCGTCCTGGCGTCGACAGTCGTTGCGACTCGCGTATCGACCGACTGAACTCGATTCCCGAGATCGACGGCGACAGCAGCTAAGACGAGTGCACCCGTCGTGAAGACGAACCGTGGCTGTGCGAACAACAGTTCGGCAGTAACGGTCCATCCGAGGAGGAAGACGTCCCGGCGTACGATGTACAGATACACTGCACCGAGGATCGGGAGAAGTGCAAACGATACGCCGTCGAGGATGGTCGCGACGCCACCCCCGACACCGCCATGTGTGCCGCCCGCAGCGACAAATACGTCGAGCCCATGCGTCGTGACCACCCACACGAGCCAGGGGGACGCGATTGCGAGACCACCGAACCCGACGACCGCTCCACGAACGAACCCCGCCACGGAGCGATCACGAGCCATCCACAGGGATAGATAACTCACGACGACGAACAGCGCGTACGTCGGGTGTGCGAGCAGCGTCGCACCGAAAGCAACGACCCCGAGGCCAATCGCACGTTTCGATCCCGTCTCGAACACGCGATAGCCGGCATAGATGGCGGTCAGCGCGTACAGGAAGGCGAACGCGCGAACGACACCGCCGGCCGAGAGATGCCATTGGACCAGTTGGGGGTTCATCGCCACGGCGACACTCGCCGCTGTCCCTGCGGGTCGCGACCCCGTGTACTCGCGAGCGAAGAGGTACATCGGCACGAGTGACGCCAGCATTCCGACCGACGGGAGCAAACGCGCCACTGTCACAGGATCGGCACCGAGGTCGAGCAGGGCGGCAAGCACGTAATACTGCAGTGGCGGATAGGCAAACGGAACACCATCCGCGGTGTATCCCGGTATTCGTGGTGGCAGACCGTACCCGTGGGAGCTAATCTGCTCGGCAATCTGTGTGTAGAGCCCGGCACCGTAGGCTGGATACGGATTGGTCGCGAGGTAGACAACTACAGTAAGAAGTCCTGCTCCAAGGCCGAGTCCGAGCCAGGGGAGATCAGCACGGTCGATCGGACGGACAGGTGTGATTCCCTCCGTGAGTGGGGATGAGCGTTCGTCCGAGACGCCAGCTGGCATACCCCTCTCAGTCATCGTCGTTTCGCCTCCAGTGGGAGCCGGAGTTGCACCTGACCGCCCCACCAGCGGTACTCGAGTACGGTCCACGAAACGAGGCTACTGAGGAGGATCACAAGCGCACCCATTTCGAGGAGGCCGACCCACCGTGGGAACAGGTACGATATCGCGTTAGCGATCTTCGGCGGGGGCCGAACTGCGAGCGCTCCCTCGCTTGAACCGTCTGTTGATGTGACCTGCCGCGAGGAGAGTTCAAGCGAGGCAGTACTCTCGCCGCCGGTACTCTCGTCGCCCGTGCCGAGGCGTTCCGCTTCGTACGGAAAACCAATCGAGGCAGTCCAGACGATTTCCCCTTCGCGATCGATTTCGAGGACTCGGTCGCCGTTGGAGTCGGTGATAAGTGTATGTCCGTTCGGGAGGCGGTCGGCGTCCCGGGGCCACTGAAGTCGGTCGTCGGTCCACGTCCAAGACTGGACCCACTTTCCTTCGTCGCGTTGATACTCCACGACGCGTCCGTTCTCCGAGTCCGCAACCAGAAGTGCCGGTCCCCACGTTCTGGCGGAATGTAATCCGGGTTGTGCTGCTCGTAGAGGGTCTCGTGGTCGCCGTCGCTTCCGAGCGTCCACTCCTCGCGCAGGCCACGCTCGGTATCGATGAAAACGACCTGATCCTGATTCCGAAGGCTCACCATGACCGTCTCTCGGCCATCGATTTGGACGTATTCGACATCGTTGAGGTGAGTCCAGTCTTCGGGGAACGGACCGCCACTCTCGACATCGTAATCGGTCTGTGCGTCCCACTCCCACGCGACCAACTCGGTCGTCGTGTTGACGATGAAGACCCGGTCCCGCGCGATATCGGCGATCAAGAGTCGGTCCTCGTCGATCCGGTCGACGTCGTGCCACCGGGTCGAGTGTTTGCTAGGCGTAACTCGACTGTACACGGTCGCTCGTTCGCCGGTGGTGAGATTGACTCGCTGAACCCCATTGCGCGTACAGACCGTTCCGTCACACTCCTCGGAGTCGAGATGGTCCGCGAAGACGAACTCGACGGTCGCGTTGGTCCCTGCGACGGGGTCGACGTCCCAGTACCGCGTATGCTCGTTCTCGTAGTAGTAGATGCTCCCATCAGGTGCAAACGCGACGAGTTCTGCTTGCGCCCGCGGTGCGTCGTTCTCGTCGGTGACGAACGCGTTCGAGTCGGTTGCGACGACTGTCGTGGACTCACGTGGGGCGACGACGGGAGTTCGGTCTCCGTTCCGAAACGCCTGCTCGACCGACGGATCTCCTGTCACACGATTGTTTGTCCGATCGGCCTCCACGTAACCGATGGCCAGGGCTGCCGCGGAACAGAGGACAAGGAGTGCGAGTATGACGCGGGCGGTTCGCTTCGGGGGACCCATGACCGAACAAGTGACCACCGCTGTGTAAAATCTACTGGGTCGTTCTACTCCGACGCGTTCGCTGTCGTACCACGAGGAGCGTACAGGCGAGCCAGAGTATCAGGCTGGCTTCGACGCCGTGGATCCCCACATCAATCCCGTATCTGACCGCTGTTATCGGTACAGCCACGGGACACCACTGGCAGTGAACGAATCCACGATGAGATGCGAACCGTAGCCGAGCGTGACGGCCGTCGAGAACAGAGAGAGAGACGATGGGTGTGGTCGCGAACGTCGCCACGACCAGATAGAAACGACGACCACAGCGCCACACAGCGGCGTATGCGTGATCCCACGATGAACGAGTGGGAACGACCAAGCCGGTGCGAACAGCAGGTCGATGTCCGGAAAAATCGCACCAACGACACCAACAATCGGGGCGGGCTCTCGCATGACCGAGACGATGGTGTAACCGATCATCGCGTGGGTCAACACGGCGAACAGCACGTACAGACGGTGGTCGAAACCGGCCCCGTGTACCGACACGGTCGTCGTTCGATCCGTGGTCGTATGAAGCCTCGCCAGACCCCGCTTGAGGACACCACTTCGGTCGTGGGAACTTCCCAGTCACAATCGATTTATGAATAGATATCCGAGTGACGACCTAGTAAGTGATTAACAGATGACCCTCCCTGATACCCCCCGTCGGGCAATCCTCGGCGCTCTCGGTAGCGGTATGGTTGCGCTCACGGGAGGGTGTCTGCGTCGCGTGCGGTCGCTCACGGGGTGGAACTCTGCCCAGCAAGTCCAGCTTCGAATCAAGACGGTTCCCGATGACGCCGATCCGTACGCGCTGCAACTTGCGCGCACAGTCGCCGATTGGTTCCGGACTGCTGGCATCGACACTGGAGTCGTCCCGATGTCCGAACAGGAACTGCACCGTCAGACGCTGTTGGGTAACGATTTCGACCTGTTCGTGATGCGTCTTCCGCCCCGGTTCCGCGACCCGGACGGGCTGTACACGCTCCTTCACTCACGGTTTGCGGAAGACCCTGGCTGGCAGAACCCGTTCGGGTACGCGAATATCGACGTTGACGAGTTCCTCGAGACCCAGCGTCGAACCAACGGTACACGCCGTCGAGAGGCCCTCAGACGGCTACAGATGACGGTCACCCGGACGCAACCATTTACACTGCTGACCGTCCCTGACGACATCCGGGCTGTTCGAACGACTAACTATACGAACTGGCGGGCGGCCAACCTCAGTTCTCCACTCGGCTATCTCCTGCTCGAACGAGCGTCTAGCGTCGATGAGGAGGACGGGACGC
Protein-coding sequences here:
- a CDS encoding metal-dependent hydrolase, with translation MIGYTIVSVMREPAPIVGVVGAIFPDIDLLFAPAWSFPLVHRGITHTPLCGAVVVVSIWSWRRSRPHPSSLSLFSTAVTLGYGSHLIVDSFTASGVPWLYR
- a CDS encoding class I SAM-dependent methyltransferase — translated: MAERAETRDAWTEIAPAFDEFVTPSNIPIAEEALQLVGLRRDMRVLDVAAGSGALSIPAARAGAEVVATDISPAMVERLEARAREEELPNLEAHVMDGQDLDLEDDTFDVAGSQFGVMLFPDLSQGLSELARVTKPGGRVLLVTMGPPSEIEFLGFFLEAVKSVVPGFVGLPMDPPPLPFQVSDPETLREKLVDSGLTDIRIETTNHRLQFESGAQMWDWVTASNPIGAEMVADLTTEQTAAVQKSLDAKLRERAGGSGPAVLNNPVNIAIGTK
- a CDS encoding formate/nitrite transporter family protein, whose translation is MRDSERTVSDRDHEHPSNNDIPVTGEVVPDLFSSDQVFQRIVADADHEITSGLRELFFAAVAGGFAITITYLLYASMSAATESALAAVLLYPIGFIYIIIGGYQLYTENTLPPVALTLERLASVPALFRHWLVVLAGNFTGGAIGAVVLAYGGVFSPEAAAVAVDLAEKGIETPVTALFFKAAFAGLIVAGVVWMNFAARDTVSRVLIVYLAFLAIPLGNLFHVVVSFTESVYLMLVGGPGMITALTEFVLPVLLGNTLGGIVLVTIVNYYQTSERRLEIERFEHVRRLSTREWVLGSLAGRSYVPVVDTLGEFVRDPDSFRILVPVANPRTEAPIIEFACALASGHEKSTVHAVHIVQIPSRIPMESDGRHGHGRITRESARLMADIERRVEGYDVEFETSTIVSSRSFEEVFDRARRTRPDLVVIGWGDHRLWNAARAERPLDELTNRLPCDFLVIKNGELDTSRVLLPTAGGPDSDLSAEIARTLQSTTDAEVSLLHVVDSGEREAGEAFLTEWATERGLGDATLLVDDSRDVEAAIEHAAADHTLVLIGATERGLLSRLVTDSLHLDVINEVDASVVLAERPSDRPLRDRLFGRGRREKRGQS
- a CDS encoding glycosyltransferase family 39 protein codes for the protein MGRSGATPAPTGGETTMTERGMPAGVSDERSSPLTEGITPVRPIDRADLPWLGLGLGAGLLTVVVYLATNPYPAYGAGLYTQIAEQISSHGYGLPPRIPGYTADGVPFAYPPLQYYVLAALLDLGADPVTVARLLPSVGMLASLVPMYLFAREYTGSRPAGTAASVAVAMNPQLVQWHLSAGGVVRAFAFLYALTAIYAGYRVFETGSKRAIGLGVVAFGATLLAHPTYALFVVVSYLSLWMARDRSVAGFVRGAVVGFGGLAIASPWLVWVVTTHGLDVFVAAGGTHGGVGGGVATILDGVSFALLPILGAVYLYIVRRDVFLLGWTVTAELLFAQPRFVFTTGALVLAAVAVDLGNRVQSVDTRVATTVDARTILVGACLLVGITSGGAYLAHEMTLTTDPSTPEFLDSESLDAMTWIASETPPDATFVVVGDAAEWLPALTDRTLLIGPWGVEWRGSGPYERQLAAYEAVSRCQSAACVESVTTSIDASPEYVYLPKGQYTIRGKSAAQFGTLERSFERSPSWTRVYENDGVVVYRTAD
- a CDS encoding aryl-sulfate sulfotransferase; the encoded protein is MTGDPSVEQAFRNGDRTPVVAPRESTTVVATDSNAFVTDENDAPRAQAELVAFAPDGSIYYYENEHTRYWDVDPVAGTNATVEFVFADHLDSEECDGTVCTRNGVQRVNLTTGERATVYSRVTPSKHSTRWHDVDRIDEDRLLIADIARDRVFIVNTTTELVAWEWDAQTDYDVESGGPFPEDWTHLNDVEYVQIDGRETVMVSLRNQDQVVFIDTERGLREEWTLGSDGDHETLYEQHNPDYIPPERGDRHFWLRTRRTDASWSINATKESGSSLGRGPTTDFSGPGTPTASRTDIHLSPTPTATESSKSIAKGKSSGLPRLVFRTKRNASARATRVPAARVLPRLNSPRGRSHQQTVQARERSQFGPRRRSLTRYRTCSHGGSASSKWVRL
- a CDS encoding helix-turn-helix transcriptional regulator; amino-acid sequence: MGAAIEEIDFLARSNHRVGVLEELTAGVRERRELRAATGASTPTMSRILSDFEDRRWVVRDGPTYELTPLGEFVAERFLDFREAMEIERKLRDVWQWLPREMEGFSVDLFADAVVSYPGPGYPYEPIERLTHLIEGTTRMRGFDSIVFKSINNETVCQAVLDGMELEYVYSPTALEQTFAWNPERVMEAASCEHCRVYVHDALPDRSRCGLGIVDDRAGICCHDPETGALTAVIDTDDPAAREWAISTFERVRDEARPVEPQASETLVSSDPHS